Proteins co-encoded in one Fusarium fujikuroi IMI 58289 draft genome, chromosome FFUJ_chr06 genomic window:
- a CDS encoding related to P-type ATPase, giving the protein MACCAVGAYIVFRFLNIHEKLCTLYPRQSHVEHSPAQRPKFIKGAQVSILSLDGLTCASCVSDVEEIIGSVPGVLKATVSLGLLRAQVEFYNDVVTEENIIETIRSADYDANPLPSSKSQSWASLLSIIQEPGNSQQHHVNSYQRDFLMATAASVLFFASRTIKALWTTQNNNINLIAYFTVAMSLVSGLQLHVEALRSAWHGRRPNMATLASLGIMLALIQAVTDTVQTEMNGLHRIDPKSLEAIPILSTSVLSGRLLKAILSQRNRVFASPLSNLVPTIARVYSTAAEYSDIPVELLSSGDRVIVSQGEQIPCDGIVESTESALVIETWINGSFEPRLVENGDAVYAGGQVQQGSIVCRATACGRSTRLGQLLTSIVTAEMANSEPQLHRATSWFSSAVILITISILTFYLVFTRGSCWADGLGRASALLLAACPCSLSLSIPTCKLLATVRASKFGVRLVTTYARLRNAASARTILFDKTGTLTHGDLKVTHTNFSKEWYSSQKQDILWRVVQEVEAGNTHPVARALFQESQSRIGEKQEYLPKLVVSEINHELGRGAQAFVTATQPLSESGGVFATWKLAIGSRAYIESLGVSIDLSQIPVEMRNGITTAVVLAVDGKQAAVFVLQDTVRSHAHQVIRQLKDMDLAVGMITGDNAVSATSVAREVGIDSDMVFSNALPEEKSRILACFLQRGPAIYVGDNHNDILCFASASFSICVAGSDMKSDDADCADATLMPSEIPPLSRIPLMILLARRMRRIVMQNTCWAVVYNILSLFRVLGVSETTPPSPVWSSIGMGLSSVVVLWNSSRVN; this is encoded by the exons ATGGCCTGTTGTGCTGTTGGAGCTTACATCGTCTTCCGCTTTCTCAACATACACGAGAAATTATGTACTCTTTATCCTCGCCAAAGCCATGTCGAGCATAGCCCTGCCCAACGACCGAAATTCATCAAAGGTGCCCAGGTCAGCATCTTGAGTCTAGATGGCCTAACCTGCGCGTCGTGTGTATccgatgttgaagaaataATCGGGTCTGTCCCCGGAGTCTTGAAGGCCACTGTTTCACTCGGCTTACTTCGAGCTCAAGTAGAATTCTACAATGATGTTGTGACAGAGGAGAATATCATTGAGACCATCCGCTCTGCGGACTATGATGCCAATCCACTGCCTTCATCTAAATCTCAGAGCTGGGCTAGTTTGTTATCTATTATTCAAGAGCCCGGAAACTCCCAGCAACATCATGTTAATTCATATCAACGAGACTTTCTTATGGCAACTGCGGCTTCGGTGCTTTTCTTCGCGTCACGCACCATCAAAGCCCTGTGGACGACGCAAAACAATAATATAAACTTGATTGCGTATTTCACTGTTGCAATGAGTTTAGTATCTGGATTACAACTCCATGTTGAGGCTTTACGCTCTGCATGGCACGGAAGAAGACCAAACATGGCAACTCTTGCATCACTGGGTATCATGTTGGCTCTTATACAAGCTGTGACTGATACTGTACAGACTGAAATGAATGGACTTCATCGCATCGATCCAAAGTCCCTGGAGGCCATTCCAATTCTGTCTACAAGTGTCCTTAGCGGCCGCTTACTCAAAGCCATCCTCTCCCAGCGAAACCGGGTCTTCGCATCTCCGCTCTCAAATCTTGTGCCTACCATTGCCAGGGTATACAGCACAGCTGCCGAATATTCTGATATTCCTGTTGAATTATTGTCTTCGGGCGATCGCGTTATTGTGAGCCAGGGAGAGCAAATACCTTGCGATGGAATAGTCGAGAGCACGGAATCGGCTCTAGTCATAGAGACTTGGATCAATGGCTCCTTCGAGCCTAGACTGGTCGAAAACGGCGATGCTGTATATGCGGGAGGTCAGGTACAACAAGGATCGATCGTCTGTAGGGCAACAGCCTGTGGGCGTTCGACTCGCCTAGGTCAACTCCTCACGTCCATCGTGACGGCGGAAATGGCCAACTCGGAGCCCCAACTTCATCGTGCTACTTCATGGTTCTCAAGTGCAGTCATCCTGATTACAATAAGCATACTCACATTTTATCTCGTGTTCACCAGGGGCAGCTGCTGGGCCGATGGGCTGGGTCGAGCTTCAGCGTTGCTACTAGCTGCTTGCCCATGCTCACTAAGTTTGAGCATTCCAACTTGTAAACTACTGGCTACAG TGCGGGCATCAAAGTTTGGAGTCCGGTTGGTGACTACTTACGCAAGACTGCGAAACGCTGCCTCAGCTCGAACTATTCTCTTTGACAAGACTGGTACTCTCACACATGGAGATCTGAAAGTGACACATACGAACTTCTCTAAGGAGTGGTATTCATCACAAAAGCAAGACATATTGTGGAGGGTTGTacaagaagttgaagctgggAACACCCACCCAGTTGCCCGAGCGCTTTTCCAAGAGAGTCAATCAAGGATAGGAGAGAAGCAAGAGTATTTACCTAAATTGGTGGTATCTGAAATCAACCACGAACTTGGTCGCGGGGCTCAAGCGTTTGTGACAGCCACTCAGCCGTTGTCTGAGTCCGGTGGAGTGTTCGCCACTTGGAAGTTGGCAATTGGAAGCCGTGCGTATATCGAGAGCCTCGGAGTTTCCATCGATCTCAGTCAAATTCCCGTGGAAATGAGAAATGGAATTACAACGGCTGTTGTGCTGGCCGTTGATGGCAAGCAGGCTGCCGTATTTGTACTTCAAGATACAGTTCGTTCCCATGCTCACCAAGTCATACGACAACTCAAAGACATGGATCTGGCTGTTGGAATGATTACTGGGGATAACGCAGTCTCCGCTACTTCTGTCGCTCGCGAAGTAGGCATTGATTCAGACATGGTATTCTCCAATGCACTTCCAGAAGAAAAGTCTCGCATTCTAGCCTGCTTTCTTCAGCGCGGACCGGCTATCTATGTGGGTGACAACCACAACGACATTTTATGCTTTGCATCTGCATCGTTTAGTATTTGTGTCGCAGGCTCGGATATGAAGTCTGATGATGCTGACTGTGCGGATGCGACGTTGATGCCGTCGGAGATTCCTCCGCTGAGTCGCATTCCGTTGATGATACTCTTGGCACGGCGTATGAGACGCATTGTGATGCAGAACACTTGTTGGGCTGTTGTTTACAatatcttatctttattCCGTGTACTTGGTGTTAGTGAGACAACACCGCCTTCTCC CGTTTGGTCTAGTATAGGAATGGGACTCAGCAGTGTTGTTGTGCTATGGAATAGCTCAAGGGTGAATTAG
- a CDS encoding related to negative acting factor: MVYCAEPARSVESRGERAGSKCDGYRGEEYVIFRDQTAETLGKVSVFSTAKLPNGNQDVLVRPKLSQQAKVHHSQDTSSHYPWFRLEVTPEDQVLPFFFHHYVLPESGRSPTHPDCHGIIYKRATEPGYLANLINAVGLAGLAYLRNAPTLINLARQSFSHALRDICAALMDPSEASSDQMLVAVMLLALYEVSLLSLPGQLRPINNLKQTVAFNSDGGLSPWSRHVDGAMALLQLRGAGQLRNRIGRSIFHNLRSEILINCLQRRLPVPKVLIDFMAEARSNETEQEAPAARLAGIVVSVCNSSSAAEEDITDEGTLSSHVSRLLSIDADLKDWAQTLPIEYGYKTRTKPSDLDEVEVFIGRYDIYSSVEIANMWNLQRCARIIVRQALVETLSKYFPIPFSLSFSASYRDLLQTSTIVIKETSSDICCSISYILHEFDEAGKSSDLRAAHAVHLLWPLHIAGTTHNATEALRDRIISTMEDIKDAAGIQEAKRIALDLQQRGSELRCQHNTTNQTDHDIWNQS; this comes from the exons ATGGTCTATTGCG CAGAGCCTGCTCGGAGTGTCGAGTCAAGAGGAGAAAG GGCCGGTTCCAAATGTGATGGGTATCGAGGGGAGGAGTATGTTATTTTTCGAGATCAAACTGCCGAAACTTTGGGCAAGGTGTCAGTCTTTTCAACCGCAAAATTACCTAATGGCAACCAGGATGTTTTGGTAAGACCTAAGCTATCCCAACAGGCCAAAGTCCACCATTCGCAAGATACCTCCAGCCATTATCCTTGGTTCAGACTTGAGGTTACGCCAGAAGACCAAgtcttacctttcttttttcacCACTATGTTTTGCCTGAGTCTGGACGGTCCCCTACTCATCCCGACTGTCACGGCATCATCTACAAACGAGCAACAGAACCTGGATACTTGGCTAATCTCATCAACGCTGTCGGACTGGCCGGTCTAGCGTATTTAAGGAACGCGCCCACGCTCATCAATTTAGCCAGACAATCGTTTTCTCACGCACTTCGCGATATATGCGCTGCACTCATGGACCCCAGTGAAGCATCGTCCGACCAAATGTTAGTCGCTGTAATGCTTCTGGCGTTATACGAAGTAAGCCTTCTATCCCTTCCAGGACAACTCAGGCCAATTAATAACTTGAAACAGACTGTCGCCTTCAATTCTGATGGAGGTTTGAGTCCGTGGAGTAGACATGTTGATGGTGCCATGGCATTGCTACAGCTCCGAGGAGCAGGCCAGCTGCGCAACAGGATCGGCCGGAGCATTTTTCACAACTTGCGCTCTGAAATC CTTATCAACTGCCTTCAGCGAAGGCTGCCGGTACCAAAAGTCCTCATAGACTTTATGGCCGAGGCTCGCAGTAATGagacagaacaagaagcgcCCGCGGCTCGTCTAGCAGGAATTGTTGTCAGCGTATGCAACTCTTCATCCGCAGCCGAGGAAGACATCACAGACGAAGGGACTTTGTCTTCCCACGTTTCAAGACTATTGTCGATCGATGCAGATCTCAAGGACTGGGCCCAAACACTCCCAATCGAATATGGGTACAAGACCCGAACCAAACCAAGCGATCTCGATGAAGTGGAAGTGTTCATAGGACGATATGACATATATTCCAGCGTGGAGATTGCCAACATGTGGAACTTGCAGCGCTGTGCGCGTATCATTGTACGTCAAGCACTTGTTGAAACCTTATCGAAATACTTCCCCATCCCGTTTTCGCTATCTTTCTCTGCATCATACAGAGACCTACTCCAGACTTCAACTATAGTCATAAAAGAGACCTCTAGTGATATATGCTGCAGCATTTCATATATCTTGCATGAATTTGACGAGGCAGGTAAATCGAGCGACCTACGGGCGGCTCATGCTGTGCATCTATTATGGCCACTCCATATCGCAGGAACAACACATAATGCCACTGAAGCTTTACGGGATCGGATCATATCAACGATGGAAGACATCAAGGATGCTGCTGGTATTCAAGAGGCAAAGCGTATAGCCTTGGATCTACAGCAACGTGGCTCAGAGTTAAGATGCCAACATAACACCACGAACCAGACGGATCATGATATCTGGAATCAATCATAG